One Thermococcus kodakarensis KOD1 genomic window carries:
- a CDS encoding DUF515 domain-containing protein: MAEDIEAKIRRLRELGRMTTESEAPSPAAPPKTSPSKKPSRRPRSLSSIRQKERRKRILIGASILIIIILLISVGVYSYIQSSRESKLENTRAEKISELNRYFASYNFSNSNCSQKAFQYKGLALSKITSANSLEELNSIDVRTYFDQAVTAYEQCIQEIKQREYEKQLNQTKQQKIQEIEVAFQPLLSLGLPDTLRTKAVATMKSLEEQVQSATTIEQVESIKPDSYLLSLWKKYYLLELDKIPGQDVILERNGEKSLISKDQAKALISMVDNYQDLIGYKVSPVEWVEISLVLQRKDMNGALFDPGDRVKLYLKGENTTVVDGYLELLLLPVGEGGSISVSESQSQSSSTSTSSSTSYSESHSTSESPGGASISDSSSASDSYSNSQSGSQSSSASYSYSVNLAEILKAIAAGKIQASDEVKAQLQNYGWELLNLEKNTGLQSMPETTKIMVIVKVPSIFVPDILENENAITIAKVIT; this comes from the coding sequence ATGGCCGAGGATATTGAAGCAAAAATTCGTCGTCTGAGGGAACTGGGAAGAATGACAACCGAGAGTGAGGCTCCGTCACCGGCTGCTCCTCCTAAAACGTCTCCATCCAAAAAACCGTCTCGCAGACCTAGGTCCCTGAGCAGCATTCGTCAGAAGGAGCGCAGGAAGAGGATTCTAATCGGTGCTTCAATACTGATAATAATTATCCTGCTGATATCCGTTGGCGTTTATTCCTATATCCAAAGCTCTAGAGAGTCGAAACTTGAAAACACCCGTGCTGAAAAAATTAGCGAGCTAAACCGCTATTTCGCCTCGTACAATTTCTCGAACTCGAACTGCAGTCAAAAGGCATTCCAGTATAAGGGCCTTGCACTTTCTAAAATAACCTCCGCTAACAGTCTTGAGGAGCTGAACAGTATAGATGTGAGAACTTATTTTGATCAGGCCGTTACTGCCTATGAGCAGTGTATCCAGGAGATAAAACAGCGTGAGTATGAGAAGCAGCTTAACCAGACAAAGCAGCAGAAGATCCAAGAGATAGAGGTTGCTTTCCAGCCCTTGCTCTCTCTCGGCCTCCCCGATACCCTCAGGACAAAGGCAGTAGCCACTATGAAGAGCCTTGAGGAGCAGGTGCAGAGCGCCACGACGATTGAACAGGTCGAGTCAATAAAACCCGACAGTTACCTGCTCTCCCTCTGGAAGAAGTATTATCTTCTCGAACTTGATAAGATACCCGGGCAGGATGTCATTCTTGAGCGGAACGGTGAGAAGTCCCTTATTTCAAAGGATCAGGCAAAGGCCCTAATCTCTATGGTAGACAACTACCAGGATTTGATTGGATACAAAGTATCCCCCGTTGAATGGGTCGAGATTTCGCTCGTCCTTCAGAGGAAAGATATGAATGGGGCATTGTTCGATCCTGGTGACAGAGTTAAGCTCTACTTAAAGGGCGAGAACACTACCGTTGTTGATGGATACCTTGAACTTTTACTGCTTCCAGTCGGCGAGGGTGGATCAATATCCGTGAGTGAGTCCCAGAGTCAGTCCAGCTCGACGTCGACTTCATCCTCAACTTCCTACAGCGAGAGCCACTCCACATCCGAATCCCCGGGAGGGGCCTCAATCTCTGACAGCAGCAGTGCTAGCGATTCCTATTCCAACAGCCAGTCTGGCAGTCAGAGTTCCTCAGCTAGTTACTCCTACAGCGTCAACCTCGCGGAAATCCTAAAGGCAATAGCGGCCGGAAAGATACAGGCCAGTGATGAGGTGAAGGCCCAGCTCCAGAACTACGGTTGGGAGCTTTTGAACCTTGAAAAGAACACAGGCCTCCAGTCGATGCCCGAAACCACCAAGATAATGGTTATCGTGAAGGTCCCCTCGATCTTTGTGCCGGATATCCTCGAGAACGAGAACGCTATTACCATTGCAAAGGTAATCACCTGA
- a CDS encoding TIGR04076 family protein — protein sequence MEKLEIKVVEIRGKCPVFKLGDRIVIEGPRINLEETDAVCTHAFASLLPYIVALRKGIKPNEIGLGRGEKAYVQCLDPGPPYTDGGTVIFEITVVRDEGEKGMESRERGS from the coding sequence ATGGAAAAGCTAGAAATTAAGGTCGTGGAAATCCGAGGAAAATGTCCCGTTTTCAAGCTCGGGGACAGAATAGTCATAGAAGGGCCAAGGATAAACCTTGAAGAGACCGACGCAGTATGCACTCACGCCTTTGCCTCCCTGCTACCTTACATAGTCGCCCTCCGAAAGGGTATTAAGCCCAATGAGATAGGTCTCGGCAGGGGAGAGAAGGCTTACGTGCAGTGCCTCGACCCGGGTCCGCCGTACACAGACGGAGGAACCGTGATCTTTGAGATAACGGTGGTGCGAGATGAAGGCGAGAAAGGCATGGAGAGTCGTGAGAGAGGTAGTTGA
- a CDS encoding GTPase: MKARKAWRVVREVVDEADIVVEVVDARDPIGTRNRKLERLILEEGKPLLIVMNKADLVPKEWAEEYKRKSEVPVVFISARERKGTGILRKEIKKLAKPLLDEKEKVKVALIGYPNVGKSTIINTLKGKRAVGTAPIPGYTKGKQLIRLSKKIWLLDSPGVIPIDDFDELVIRGGFPADKIEEPVKPAVKLIGRILETRKEAITEKFGITEFESEEDILRKIGERRGLIKAGGEVDIEETARWFLREWQTGRFTLFGSEEEGKRDFIWDFEDVLNGVEKDLLLDPRRILWKYGDELREKLDGQKRAGVREIEGITVGIATGFKKCDSAVKFLEELTGKHALASECFGKKWKGVVAVLD; the protein is encoded by the coding sequence ATGAAGGCGAGAAAGGCATGGAGAGTCGTGAGAGAGGTAGTTGATGAGGCCGACATAGTCGTTGAGGTAGTTGACGCCCGCGACCCCATTGGGACGAGGAACAGGAAGCTTGAGAGGCTGATCCTTGAAGAGGGGAAACCTCTGCTCATCGTCATGAACAAGGCCGATTTGGTCCCGAAGGAGTGGGCCGAGGAGTACAAGAGGAAGAGCGAGGTTCCAGTCGTCTTCATAAGCGCGAGGGAGAGGAAGGGAACTGGAATACTCAGGAAGGAGATCAAAAAGCTGGCAAAGCCGCTCCTGGACGAGAAGGAGAAAGTTAAGGTGGCGCTCATAGGCTACCCCAACGTCGGCAAGAGCACGATAATCAACACCCTCAAGGGCAAGAGGGCAGTTGGGACTGCGCCGATCCCAGGCTATACCAAGGGAAAACAGCTGATAAGGCTGAGCAAGAAGATATGGCTCCTAGACAGCCCAGGGGTCATCCCGATAGACGACTTCGACGAGCTCGTGATAAGGGGAGGCTTTCCTGCTGATAAGATAGAGGAGCCAGTTAAACCAGCCGTAAAGCTCATCGGAAGAATCCTGGAAACGAGAAAAGAGGCCATAACCGAGAAGTTCGGAATCACGGAGTTTGAAAGCGAGGAGGACATTCTCAGGAAGATCGGCGAGAGGAGGGGCCTCATAAAGGCGGGTGGCGAGGTCGACATCGAAGAGACGGCGAGGTGGTTCCTCCGCGAGTGGCAGACCGGAAGGTTCACACTCTTCGGGAGCGAGGAAGAGGGGAAGAGAGACTTCATCTGGGACTTCGAGGACGTGCTTAATGGGGTCGAGAAAGACCTCCTGCTCGACCCGAGGAGGATACTCTGGAAGTACGGAGATGAGCTGAGGGAGAAGCTCGACGGCCAGAAGAGGGCTGGAGTAAGGGAGATAGAAGGAATAACGGTTGGAATAGCGACCGGATTTAAGAAGTGCGACTCTGCCGTTAAGTTCCTCGAAGAGCTGACCGGAAAGCATGCCCTAGCAAGCGAATGCTTTGGAAAGAAATGGAAAGGGGTTGTGGCTGTTCTCGATTAG
- a CDS encoding ABC transporter permease: protein MPSKTAVAKLKREKKKAVVVFIIFVFLSLGINFTLGGIGAFMGTVDEFSHIGNVEFVVQGVGVENLTRFGEVVNYLYFDEGKVKLNGKYYTALIGYGRFDVPNAKSTPDGAYVLAFPEARRGDKIEVNGKTYTVLGSYYYLMGKPIVLTMEKGENLYAFMRCNDTKALAEFLMSHARVRYFMVYENGHTPYMDELGNVKNFVMSFFYLLLGTALLIEVLVTVAHLRGSTREVGTLKALGLPDSFIFTLFAGDYLIVALLGYAIGIVPGILLGSRSSLFGVSIPLRPNYAYPFKFDVLITMAIVLMVSLPYLYVSRIRTIEALRFVPKRSSLLKFLAVFFVAFLASSSAYFALAGVEKLASLNAPFNVWVIGTPEKMAKLPGEKVGYLSGQSVNGITTEIYFFNRTSMFEKTLIEGRWFKGQDEAVIEVGLARKLHLNVGDTVRVNLLGVERTYRVVGISDAFFYNYRALFLPMEGFVEPRMSFMKAENPEEVKEELESQGFKVYTLDDLRRNIEQNLILFKTPVYALMLVTFLLSVFAIFTLIYLEIEGNEKVYATLKAVGIPDSHVEREFLTKVVTSAVIGSLLAIPPAVRLGYYIGNIILPVNVSLGDALQILPLLPVLYAAYALFTVLVVRRVMGKLDVVKALRA from the coding sequence ATGCCATCAAAGACGGCGGTCGCAAAGCTTAAGCGCGAGAAGAAAAAGGCGGTAGTGGTTTTCATAATCTTCGTCTTCCTCAGCTTGGGCATCAACTTCACCCTCGGTGGAATCGGGGCCTTCATGGGGACGGTGGATGAATTCTCGCACATCGGCAACGTCGAGTTCGTCGTCCAGGGGGTTGGCGTCGAGAACCTCACGCGCTTCGGTGAGGTCGTGAACTACCTCTACTTCGACGAGGGAAAGGTGAAGCTGAACGGGAAGTATTACACCGCCTTAATCGGCTACGGGCGCTTTGACGTTCCCAATGCTAAAAGCACGCCCGATGGTGCTTACGTCCTGGCCTTCCCTGAAGCCAGGCGGGGCGATAAAATCGAGGTCAACGGGAAAACCTACACGGTTCTCGGCTCCTACTACTACCTGATGGGTAAGCCGATAGTTCTGACGATGGAGAAGGGCGAGAACCTCTACGCGTTTATGAGATGCAACGACACGAAGGCCCTGGCCGAATTTCTGATGAGCCACGCGAGGGTTCGCTACTTCATGGTCTATGAGAATGGCCATACACCCTACATGGACGAGCTGGGGAACGTGAAGAACTTCGTCATGAGCTTCTTCTACCTCCTCCTTGGGACTGCACTCCTCATCGAGGTTCTCGTGACGGTGGCACACCTAAGGGGCAGCACGAGGGAGGTTGGAACCCTCAAGGCCCTCGGCCTTCCGGATTCCTTCATCTTCACGCTCTTCGCCGGCGATTACTTAATCGTCGCTCTCCTTGGCTATGCCATCGGAATTGTTCCCGGAATCCTCTTAGGAAGCCGTTCAAGCCTCTTCGGCGTCTCCATCCCGCTGAGGCCGAACTATGCCTATCCCTTCAAGTTCGACGTTCTAATAACCATGGCGATAGTCCTGATGGTTTCCCTGCCCTACCTCTACGTCTCGCGGATTAGAACCATAGAAGCCCTGCGCTTTGTCCCCAAGAGATCATCCCTCCTCAAGTTCCTGGCTGTCTTCTTCGTCGCCTTTCTGGCGTCGAGCTCTGCCTACTTTGCCCTGGCAGGCGTGGAGAAGCTCGCCAGCCTCAACGCGCCCTTCAACGTCTGGGTCATCGGCACTCCAGAGAAGATGGCGAAGCTCCCCGGCGAGAAGGTCGGCTATCTGAGCGGTCAGAGCGTCAACGGAATCACGACGGAAATCTACTTCTTCAACCGGACGAGCATGTTTGAAAAAACCCTCATCGAGGGGAGATGGTTCAAAGGGCAGGACGAGGCGGTCATCGAGGTTGGCCTCGCGAGGAAGCTCCACCTCAACGTCGGCGACACCGTCAGGGTGAACCTCCTCGGCGTTGAGAGAACCTACCGCGTGGTCGGGATCAGCGATGCTTTCTTCTACAACTACCGCGCCCTCTTCCTCCCGATGGAGGGCTTTGTCGAGCCGAGGATGAGCTTTATGAAGGCAGAAAACCCAGAAGAGGTCAAGGAAGAACTCGAATCCCAGGGGTTCAAGGTTTACACGCTCGATGATCTAAGAAGAAATATCGAGCAGAACCTCATACTTTTCAAAACACCCGTTTACGCCCTCATGCTCGTTACATTCCTCCTCAGCGTCTTTGCCATCTTCACGCTGATCTACCTTGAGATCGAGGGCAACGAGAAGGTTTATGCCACGCTCAAGGCTGTGGGAATTCCGGATTCGCACGTGGAGCGAGAGTTCCTGACAAAAGTTGTCACCTCTGCGGTGATTGGCTCGCTCCTCGCCATTCCACCGGCGGTGAGGCTGGGCTACTACATAGGTAACATAATCCTACCAGTGAACGTCTCACTCGGCGATGCCCTCCAGATTCTCCCGCTCCTGCCTGTTCTATATGCTGCCTACGCCCTGTTCACGGTCCTGGTTGTCAGGAGAGTAATGGGGAAGCTGGATGTTGTTAAGGCCTTGAGGGCCTAA
- a CDS encoding ABC transporter ATP-binding protein, which produces MRMIEVRSLTKHYEFGNVTALKGINLTFEDGRFYIIAGASGSGKTTLLNILSGIDRPTSGEVIVDGVNIHSLKEKELRKFRLDNFGIVFQFFYLVPYLTGLENVLLPMKYSKKVENPKERAKKLLKLVNAEHLSDKLPEHMSGGEMQRIAIARALANRPKYLFADEPTANLDWENKVRVWKLLKRVNREEGITVIASTHEREFFEFADVIITLKDGEVNAIKDGGRKA; this is translated from the coding sequence ATGAGGATGATCGAGGTTCGCAGCCTCACCAAACACTACGAGTTCGGCAACGTCACGGCCCTGAAGGGGATCAACCTGACCTTTGAGGATGGGAGGTTTTACATCATAGCGGGTGCCTCCGGGAGCGGAAAGACGACTCTCCTCAACATCCTGAGCGGGATAGACAGACCAACCTCTGGAGAAGTCATCGTTGATGGTGTCAACATCCACTCTCTCAAAGAGAAAGAGCTCAGGAAGTTCCGCCTCGACAACTTCGGGATAGTCTTCCAGTTCTTCTACCTAGTTCCCTACTTAACGGGCCTTGAAAACGTTCTCCTGCCGATGAAATACTCCAAAAAGGTTGAGAACCCCAAAGAGAGGGCGAAAAAGCTCCTAAAGCTGGTGAACGCTGAGCACCTCTCCGACAAACTGCCAGAGCACATGAGCGGCGGCGAGATGCAGAGGATAGCAATAGCGAGGGCCCTGGCAAACAGACCGAAGTATCTCTTCGCCGACGAACCGACGGCCAACCTCGACTGGGAGAACAAAGTGAGGGTGTGGAAACTTTTGAAGAGGGTGAACCGTGAGGAAGGAATAACCGTCATAGCCTCGACCCACGAGCGGGAGTTCTTTGAGTTCGCGGACGTCATCATAACCCTCAAGGACGGTGAGGTCAATGCCATCAAAGACGGCGGTCGCAAAGCTTAA
- a CDS encoding ABC transporter permease, with protein sequence MVRKAGVAILVVFALFVIASNLSVDQRDIDNWENANYWRDNPRKAYPSWFSIFGGRTPTVFLKPSPVEENGSWIYRFSYKHTYKDKPNDVRFYGLPKGEKIEISVLRPDGVRVLLYRGPAISSNMSLNINMRAGVVSSLSKAFNLSVSEYVLVSSAKLLFSRDSSLEPLKGEYIFEVRLSEKANPSVEILGTCYGLLGTDSYGRDMWVGFVKGMNNTLYLAFFTTAIIVVLGVLVGMVSGYVGGILGELATFILEVLMALPMLPILVVLVWLFSTQGYGRKVEIDPLLFMFLVALLTFGKLAKTIRLIVIKEKANEYVKAAVSMGAGALWVLRKHILPPVGEFSLRYSTMLLAKVVALISVFGFFGLIPGTNWGSFMIEAMSQGALYGGYWWWVVAPGLAMGFLSAGLALVFFDVG encoded by the coding sequence ATGGTGCGAAAAGCTGGGGTGGCGATACTGGTCGTGTTCGCTCTCTTCGTGATAGCCTCAAATTTGAGTGTTGATCAGAGAGATATCGACAACTGGGAGAACGCTAATTACTGGAGGGACAACCCGCGTAAGGCCTACCCCTCCTGGTTCTCGATCTTCGGTGGAAGGACTCCTACGGTCTTTCTGAAACCGTCGCCGGTTGAGGAGAACGGTTCTTGGATCTACAGGTTTTCCTACAAGCACACTTACAAGGACAAGCCTAACGACGTGAGGTTTTACGGCCTTCCTAAAGGGGAGAAAATAGAAATAAGCGTTTTGAGGCCAGATGGCGTTCGGGTGCTCCTTTACAGGGGTCCAGCCATCTCCAGTAACATGAGCCTCAACATCAACATGCGCGCCGGCGTTGTCTCATCTCTTTCAAAGGCTTTCAACCTTAGCGTGAGCGAGTACGTTCTTGTCTCCTCTGCCAAGCTCCTGTTTTCCCGTGATAGCAGCTTGGAACCTTTAAAAGGTGAGTACATCTTTGAGGTTCGCCTGTCCGAAAAAGCCAATCCATCAGTCGAAATTCTTGGAACCTGCTACGGCCTTCTTGGTACAGACTCTTACGGCAGGGACATGTGGGTTGGATTCGTCAAGGGCATGAACAACACTCTCTATCTCGCGTTCTTTACGACGGCAATAATAGTGGTTCTGGGAGTTCTTGTGGGTATGGTCTCAGGCTACGTTGGTGGAATATTGGGGGAACTTGCGACGTTCATCTTAGAGGTTCTGATGGCATTACCCATGCTCCCAATCCTCGTAGTCCTTGTCTGGCTTTTCTCCACCCAGGGTTACGGTCGAAAGGTTGAGATAGATCCCCTGCTTTTCATGTTTTTAGTCGCCCTTCTGACCTTTGGAAAGCTTGCTAAGACTATCAGACTCATCGTGATAAAGGAGAAGGCGAACGAGTACGTTAAAGCCGCAGTGAGCATGGGGGCGGGTGCGCTTTGGGTTTTAAGGAAACACATACTTCCCCCTGTTGGAGAGTTCTCCCTGAGGTACTCAACAATGCTTCTAGCCAAAGTCGTGGCGTTGATTTCAGTCTTTGGATTCTTTGGCCTGATTCCAGGTACGAACTGGGGCTCTTTCATGATTGAAGCGATGAGCCAGGGGGCCCTCTACGGTGGATACTGGTGGTGGGTGGTGGCTCCGGGCCTTGCAATGGGCTTTTTGAGTGCTGGTCTCGCCCTTGTTTTCTTTGATGTCGGTTAG
- a CDS encoding ABC transporter permease gives MKLPVRTLARLAVIYLCVLLIIILIAGATSNKLTWDYAHDALMGIRMNNPALYQELEQNATREGLTVEEYYYHILTKAAEVRDDNIFVMGMDLLRKSIDYYRRGDTKYDFNHSIKVTLMVMGLSVLLTVFLSVLLGFKLANSRFLGVAEGLARFFTGLPSWWIGAVLIAVFAVKLDAFPISGLKSIPPKGGFEGVLDVLWHLALPVATLVFVYIWEFVVVVAHNVRDELGKPYVLTARAKGISEWVIYWRHVLKNVSIVLSSFTVQKFVEMFTDYIVVDVLFNLGGLGIIFKASFVRTVVPAFGVVVRFDYRLFFVVTLAIFIISFVFSFLLELVKGMLDPRVS, from the coding sequence ATGAAGCTTCCAGTCAGAACCCTCGCGCGACTGGCTGTAATTTACCTTTGCGTACTTCTCATAATAATCTTGATAGCGGGAGCAACGTCCAATAAGCTGACATGGGATTACGCTCACGATGCTCTCATGGGAATTCGGATGAATAATCCCGCCCTGTACCAAGAGCTGGAGCAAAACGCGACCAGGGAGGGGCTCACCGTTGAGGAGTACTATTATCATATACTCACTAAAGCGGCGGAAGTGAGGGACGATAACATTTTTGTGATGGGTATGGACCTCCTCAGAAAGAGCATTGATTATTATCGCCGGGGTGATACCAAGTACGATTTTAACCATTCAATAAAAGTAACCCTCATGGTCATGGGACTCTCAGTGCTGTTGACGGTTTTTCTGAGTGTTCTCCTTGGATTCAAGCTGGCAAACAGTCGTTTTCTTGGTGTTGCCGAGGGTCTTGCGCGTTTCTTCACTGGCCTTCCATCATGGTGGATTGGAGCAGTGTTGATAGCAGTCTTTGCCGTCAAGCTTGACGCGTTTCCAATCTCAGGCCTTAAGAGTATCCCCCCGAAGGGTGGCTTTGAGGGCGTGCTCGACGTTCTCTGGCACCTTGCCCTTCCCGTTGCCACGCTAGTTTTTGTGTACATTTGGGAGTTTGTGGTTGTTGTTGCTCATAACGTAAGGGACGAGCTTGGGAAGCCCTACGTCCTAACTGCGAGGGCCAAAGGTATCTCTGAGTGGGTGATATACTGGAGGCACGTTCTTAAGAACGTCTCCATAGTCCTTAGCTCGTTCACCGTTCAGAAGTTCGTTGAGATGTTCACGGATTACATCGTCGTGGACGTCCTATTCAACCTCGGGGGCCTTGGGATAATCTTTAAGGCGAGTTTTGTCAGGACAGTTGTTCCGGCATTCGGCGTGGTTGTTAGGTTTGACTACCGCCTCTTCTTCGTTGTCACCCTTGCGATATTCATTATATCCTTCGTCTTTTCGTTTCTCCTGGAGCTCGTTAAGGGAATGTTGGATCCAAGGGTGAGCTGA
- the trm14 gene encoding tRNA (guanine(6)-N2)-methyltransferase codes for MRLLLTTSQGIEDIAGREVASLMERLGVPFRVEEKPLGVEGRLLLEAGEAYYTDEKGRKRELSIATYLNENSRLLHRVILEIASERFEGIGEDEPETALKRIEEFVSSLPVERFVKVSESFAVRPFRKGEHRITSVEIAKTVGEAIFERLSRFGSPKVNLDHPTVIFRAELVGEVFFLGIDTTGDSSLHKRPWRVYDHPAHLKASIANALIELAEPNGGSFIDPFCGSGTILIELALRGYKGRIIGLEKYRKHIRGAEMNALSAGVLDKIEFIQGDATKLSQYVESVDFAVSNLPYGLKIGRKSMIPRLYMAFFSELSKVLEKRGVFITTEKKAIERAILDNGFKIKHHRLIGHGGLMVHTYVVE; via the coding sequence ATGAGACTCTTACTCACAACCTCCCAGGGAATCGAGGACATAGCTGGAAGAGAAGTCGCCTCGCTGATGGAGAGGCTTGGAGTTCCGTTTCGAGTGGAAGAGAAGCCCTTAGGCGTTGAGGGAAGACTTCTCCTCGAAGCAGGCGAGGCTTACTACACCGATGAGAAGGGCAGGAAGAGGGAGCTGAGCATAGCAACCTACCTCAACGAGAACTCAAGGCTCCTCCATAGGGTTATTCTGGAGATAGCGAGCGAAAGGTTCGAGGGAATTGGTGAAGACGAACCAGAAACTGCCCTCAAGCGTATAGAGGAGTTCGTCTCCTCCCTTCCGGTTGAGCGCTTCGTGAAGGTAAGTGAGAGCTTTGCGGTCAGACCCTTCAGGAAGGGCGAGCACAGGATAACGAGCGTTGAAATAGCGAAAACGGTTGGCGAGGCCATCTTCGAGAGGCTCTCGCGCTTTGGAAGTCCAAAGGTGAACCTCGACCACCCGACGGTGATATTCAGGGCGGAGCTTGTTGGTGAGGTGTTCTTCCTCGGGATTGACACCACAGGCGACAGCTCGCTCCACAAGAGACCCTGGCGCGTCTACGACCATCCCGCGCACCTCAAGGCTAGCATAGCCAACGCGCTCATAGAGCTGGCTGAACCGAACGGCGGGTCGTTCATAGATCCCTTCTGCGGGAGCGGCACGATATTGATCGAGCTTGCCCTCAGGGGTTATAAAGGAAGAATAATAGGCCTTGAGAAGTACAGAAAACACATAAGGGGCGCCGAAATGAACGCTTTATCGGCCGGCGTTCTTGATAAGATTGAGTTCATCCAGGGCGACGCCACAAAGCTCTCCCAGTATGTCGAGAGCGTTGATTTCGCCGTGAGCAACCTTCCCTACGGCCTGAAGATAGGGCGGAAGAGCATGATACCAAGGCTTTATATGGCCTTCTTCAGCGAGCTCTCCAAAGTCCTCGAAAAGCGTGGGGTCTTCATAACGACGGAGAAGAAGGCGATAGAAAGGGCGATATTAGATAACGGGTTCAAGATCAAACATCATCGACTTATTGGACACGGCGGACTGATGGTGCACACATATGTTGTGGAATAG